From one Vanacampus margaritifer isolate UIUO_Vmar chromosome 12, RoL_Vmar_1.0, whole genome shotgun sequence genomic stretch:
- the b3gnt2b gene encoding N-acetyllactosaminide beta-1,3-N-acetylglucosaminyltransferase 2 isoform X2, with protein MLEQHQVRNGVMALLRMRLKVLLTVMMVNVFIFILISCHGGRDKGFQDNVLVPSKPFWNKMMPSSGYWNRQQQVLDFHNNPILANHSAADLPDWLNETHVSFDVCQPDARVTTQVKNYNSLPVRFKDFLLYMHCRYYPVLVDQPDICREPPFLLLAVKSLAPHFDRRQAIRQSWGRAGMVANRTVVTVFLLGQTTVGDHHPDLSPMVSYESDRHRDIIQWDYRDSFFNLTIKEVLFLDWIQTRCPGASFIFKGDDDVFVNTYAILNFLGGLSASKSADLFVGDVITNAGPHRDKKVKYFIPESMYIGSYPPYAGGGGYLYSASVAARLHATSRRVALYPIDDVYTGMCLMKAGLVPEKHKGFRTFNIEEKYRANPCAYKSLMLVHPRTPQEMIQIWFWLNQPDLNCQ; from the exons ATGTTAGAACAACATCAG GTGCGCAACGGCGTCATGGCGCTGCTGCGGATGAGACTGAAAGTTCTGTTGACTGTGATGATGGTCAAcgtcttcatcttcatcctgATCTCTTGCCACGGCGGGCGGGACAAGGGCTTCCAGGACAATGTGCTGGTCCCCTCCAAGCCCTTCTGGAACAAGATGATGCCCAGCTCAGGCTACTGGAACCGCCAGCAGCAGGTTTTGGACTTCCACAACAACCCTATCCTTGCCAATCACAGCGCCGCTGACTTGCCCGATTGGCTCAACGAAACCCATGTGTCTTTTGACGTCTGTCAGCCAGACGCCAGGGTGACCACTCAGGTAAAAAACTACAACTCTCTACCTGTGCGATTCAAGGACTTCCTGCTCTACATGCACTGCCGCTATTACCCAGTCCTGGTAGACCAGCCGGACATCTGCCGGGAGCCGCCCTTCTTGCTGCTAGCCGTCAAGTCTTTGGCGCCACATTTCGACAGGCGCCAGGCCATACGTCAGTCGTGGGGCAGGGCAGGCATGGTCGCCAACCGGACCGTGGTGACGGTCTTCCTCCTGGGCCAGACCACGGTGGGGGACCACCACCCAGACCTCTCGCCCATGGTGAGCTACGAGAGCGACCGACATAGGGACATCATCCAGTGGGACTACCGGGACTCCTTCTTCAACCTGACTATCAAGGAGGTCCTCTTCTTAGATTGGATCCAGACACGGTGCCCTGGTGCCAGCTTCATTTTCAAGGGCGATGATGACGTCTTTGTCAACACTTACGCCATCCTGAACTTCTTAGGGGGGCTGTCTGCATCCAAATCCGCCGACCTCTTCGTGGGTGACGTCATTACCAATGCGGGGCCGCACCGGGACAAGAAGGTTAAGTACTTCATCCCGGAGAGCATGTACATCGGCTCATATCCACCTTACGCCGGCGGTGGTGGCTACCTGTACTCTGCCAGCGTCGCCGCTCGCCTGCACGCCACTTCCCGCCGGGTGGCGCTTTACCCCATCGACGATGTCTACACGGGTATGTGCCTAATGAAGGCGGGACTGGTCCCCGAGAAGCACAAAGGGTTCAGAACCTTCAACATCGAGGAGAAGTATCGCGCCAACCCATGCGCCTACAAGAGCCTGATGCTGGTCCACCCGCGCACGCCGCAGGAGATGATCCAGATCTGGTTCTGGCTCAACCAGCCAGACCTCAACTGTCAGTAG
- the LOC144061272 gene encoding uncharacterized protein LOC144061272, whose translation MRIEEEGKMATGGKKQLTLDRFFEKGEASTSAKVHVYDDGDDDGDKEVDAEAAALTRRQLRSRPKASEASGASAGKRRARPSTSAREDVKSDEGDDDGDNEVDAEVAALTRRQLRPRFKASEASGASAGKRRARPSTSPQEAVESDNDEEYPESDGYSSEEWVQADHGESDSDSILSAEDVEDRGSCSQRRPTRPVDLRKKIPKILAGMKQAGPFTAEPGPRGAAAELNSTRPVDFLQLFMTDELLQHIADQTNLHACQSMQKRAESLPHCRSRAWKPVSVSELKTFFCTPLSYWVYKQAQYRNRDDIIFQSRDASKLLPAHLEFPALQRQRDTQFRRQTI comes from the exons atgagaattgaggaggaaggaaaaatggcgaccggtggtaagaagcagctcacgcttgatcggttttttgaaaaaggagaagcatcaaccagtgctaaagtgcacgtttatgacgacggtgatgatgatggtgacaaggaggttgacgccgaagctgcagcgttgacgcggcggcagcttcgatcacgtcctaaggcctcagaggctagcggtgctagcgccggaaaacgtcgtgcacgaccgagcacttctgcacgcgaggacgttaaatcggacgaaggtgatgatgatggtgacaacgaggttgatgccgaagtagcagcgttgacgcggcggcagcttcgaccacgttttaaggcctcggaggctagtGGTGccagcgccggaaaacgtcgtgcacgaccgagcacttctccgcaggAGGCCGTTGAATCGGAcaacgacgaagagtatcctgagtccgatggatattcttcggaggagtgggtacaagctgaccacggagaaagtgattcggacagtattttatccgcagaagacgtcgaag atcgtggatcgtgctcacagcgacgtcccactcGACCAGTGGATCTAAGAAAAAAG atcccaaaaattctggctggcatgaagcaggctggcccctttactgcggagccaggaccgagaggtgccgcagcagagctgaattcgacccggccagttgacttcctgcagctgtttatgacagacgaacttctgcagcacattgctgatcaaaCAAACTTACATGCATGTCAGtctatgcaaaaacgggctgaaagtctgccacactgcaggagtcgtgcttggaagccagtgtctgtgtctgaaCTCAAGACGTTTTTTTGCACTCCACTttcttactgggtatataaacaagcccagtatcgaaatagagacgacatcatttttcagtcgcgcgatgcctcgaaactgcttccagctcatctggagtttcctgcacttcaacgacaacgagacacacagttcagacgacaaactatttaa
- the b3gnt2b gene encoding N-acetyllactosaminide beta-1,3-N-acetylglucosaminyltransferase 2 isoform X3 — protein sequence MALLRMRLKVLLTVMMVNVFIFILISCHGGRDKGFQDNVLVPSKPFWNKMMPSSGYWNRQQQVLDFHNNPILANHSAADLPDWLNETHVSFDVCQPDARVTTQVKNYNSLPVRFKDFLLYMHCRYYPVLVDQPDICREPPFLLLAVKSLAPHFDRRQAIRQSWGRAGMVANRTVVTVFLLGQTTVGDHHPDLSPMVSYESDRHRDIIQWDYRDSFFNLTIKEVLFLDWIQTRCPGASFIFKGDDDVFVNTYAILNFLGGLSASKSADLFVGDVITNAGPHRDKKVKYFIPESMYIGSYPPYAGGGGYLYSASVAARLHATSRRVALYPIDDVYTGMCLMKAGLVPEKHKGFRTFNIEEKYRANPCAYKSLMLVHPRTPQEMIQIWFWLNQPDLNCQ from the coding sequence ATGGCGCTGCTGCGGATGAGACTGAAAGTTCTGTTGACTGTGATGATGGTCAAcgtcttcatcttcatcctgATCTCTTGCCACGGCGGGCGGGACAAGGGCTTCCAGGACAATGTGCTGGTCCCCTCCAAGCCCTTCTGGAACAAGATGATGCCCAGCTCAGGCTACTGGAACCGCCAGCAGCAGGTTTTGGACTTCCACAACAACCCTATCCTTGCCAATCACAGCGCCGCTGACTTGCCCGATTGGCTCAACGAAACCCATGTGTCTTTTGACGTCTGTCAGCCAGACGCCAGGGTGACCACTCAGGTAAAAAACTACAACTCTCTACCTGTGCGATTCAAGGACTTCCTGCTCTACATGCACTGCCGCTATTACCCAGTCCTGGTAGACCAGCCGGACATCTGCCGGGAGCCGCCCTTCTTGCTGCTAGCCGTCAAGTCTTTGGCGCCACATTTCGACAGGCGCCAGGCCATACGTCAGTCGTGGGGCAGGGCAGGCATGGTCGCCAACCGGACCGTGGTGACGGTCTTCCTCCTGGGCCAGACCACGGTGGGGGACCACCACCCAGACCTCTCGCCCATGGTGAGCTACGAGAGCGACCGACATAGGGACATCATCCAGTGGGACTACCGGGACTCCTTCTTCAACCTGACTATCAAGGAGGTCCTCTTCTTAGATTGGATCCAGACACGGTGCCCTGGTGCCAGCTTCATTTTCAAGGGCGATGATGACGTCTTTGTCAACACTTACGCCATCCTGAACTTCTTAGGGGGGCTGTCTGCATCCAAATCCGCCGACCTCTTCGTGGGTGACGTCATTACCAATGCGGGGCCGCACCGGGACAAGAAGGTTAAGTACTTCATCCCGGAGAGCATGTACATCGGCTCATATCCACCTTACGCCGGCGGTGGTGGCTACCTGTACTCTGCCAGCGTCGCCGCTCGCCTGCACGCCACTTCCCGCCGGGTGGCGCTTTACCCCATCGACGATGTCTACACGGGTATGTGCCTAATGAAGGCGGGACTGGTCCCCGAGAAGCACAAAGGGTTCAGAACCTTCAACATCGAGGAGAAGTATCGCGCCAACCCATGCGCCTACAAGAGCCTGATGCTGGTCCACCCGCGCACGCCGCAGGAGATGATCCAGATCTGGTTCTGGCTCAACCAGCCAGACCTCAACTGTCAGTAG